The Paenibacillus spongiae nucleotide sequence CCGGCTCATGGAGATAACGGACCCGTCGCTCGTCTATCTGCTGTTCGATTCTGGACATGCGTATTACGGCGGAGCGGATCCGTTGTCGGTGCTCCGCAAGCATTACGACCGGATTGCTTACGTTCACCTGAAAGATATCCGGCAAGATGTCTTGGATCGCGCGCGTGCAAGCGGCGCAGATTTCGTCACCTGCATCCGGGAAGGGGTATTCACGGTACCCGGAGACGGCTGCCTCGATTTCGGCCCTATCTTCGCCGAGCTGCTCGGCCGGGGCTATAGCGGATGGGCGATGCTGGAGGGAGAGCAGGATCCCGGGCTGCATCCGGCCTATGAATATGCGAAGCGATCGCTGGAATTTATCGATTCCATTATTGACGGAAAGGAGGCTGCAGCGGAATGAACCCGATTACGATACCGGCGGATAAACCGATTGATTTTGCCGCCATCGGCCGCTTATGTATCGATCTCAATGCGAATGAAATTAACCGTCCCATGGAAGAGACGATGACATTCACGAAGTATGTCGGCGGCTCGCCTGCGAATATTACGATCGGAATGGCAAGGTTGGGCATGAAGACCGCCTTCGTCGGCAAAATCGCAGACGACCAGATGGGACGCTTCATTGCGAATTATTTGCACAAGAACGGGATCGATACGGCCGGGGTGGTGACGGACCGGACAGGAGCGGTAACAGGGCTGGCCTTTACTGAAATTAAGAGCCCGACCGACTGCAGCATCTTGATGTACCGCGATAATGCAGCCGATTTGAAGCTGACGGCGGAAGAAGTGCGCGAAGATATTATCGCCGGTGCGAAGGTGTTCCTGATCTCGGGAACGGCGCTGGCGCAAAGCCCTTCCCGGGAAGCGGTCTTTCAGGCGCTCCAATACGCGCGCAAGCACGGAGCAATTATCGCATTCGATCTGGATTACCGGCCTTATACGTGGATCTCGCCGGAAGAGACGGCGATCTATTACAATCTCGCGGCAGAATGGTGCGATATCATTCTCGGCACGCGTGAGGAATTCGATATGATGGAGCGCTTCGAGCAAAATCCGGAGCGCAGCGATCGGATCACGGCTGCGAAGTGGTTCAACCATTCCGCCAAGATCGTCATTATTAAACACGGCAAGGAAGGCTCGATCGCTTATACGCCGGATGGCGCCAGCCACCGGGCGGAGAGTTATCCGGCTAAAGTGGTCAAGACGTTCGGAGCGGGCGATTCGTATGCGGCCGGTTTCCTGTACGGCATTATGCAAGGCTGGGATATCGAGTCGAGCATGGCCTTCGGAAGCGCGGCGGCGTGCATTGTCATCTCGAGCCATAGCTGCTCGGACGCGATGCCGACGGTCCCGCAGGTGGAGGATTATATCCGCCGCTGCGAACGCGGTGAAATTACGGCAACATGAGACAAGCAGACCTACAGAGAGGAATGAACGATAATGACCGTATTGAAAAACTGGATTGATGGCTCATGGGTAGATGCAGCTACAGAACGAACGGAGCCCGTCGTTAATCCGGCGACGGAAGAGATTCTGGCCTATGTGCCGCTGTCCACTTCGGAGGATGTTGACCGCGCCGTTCAAGCGGCGAAGCAGGCCTTCGGCACATGGAGCCGTACGCCCGTTCCACGACGTGCGCGCATCCTGTTTAAATATCAGCAGCTGCTGGTCGACAACTGGGATGAACTCGCCAAGCTGATTACCCGCGAGAATGGCAAAAGCGTCGCGGAAGCGCACGGGGAGGTGCAGCGCGGCATCGAATGCGTGGAGTTCGCCGCGGGCGCGCCTTCCCTCATGATGGGCAAGCAGCTGCCGGATATCGCATCCAACCTGGAATCGGGCATGTACCGTTACCCGATCGGCGTTGTCGGCGGGATTACGCCGTTCAACTTTCCGATGATGGTGCCCTGCTGGATGTTCCCGCTTGCGATTGCCTGCGGCAATACCTTCGTGCTGAAGCCATCGGAGCGTACGCCGCTGCTCGCGTGCCGGCTGGCGGAGCTGTTCCATGAAGCGGGCTTGCCGAGCGGCGTGCTGAACATCGTCCACGGCGCGCACGAAGTCGTGAATGGGATCCTGTCGCATCCTGACGTGAAGGTTATCTCGTTCGTCGGCTCGCAGCCAGTGGCGGAGTATGTATATACAACGGCTTCAGCGCATGGCAAACGCGTTCAAGCTCTGGCCGGCGCGAAGAACCATTCGATCGTCATGCCTGACGCCGATTTGGATTTGGCGGTGAAGGAAGTCGTCAACGCGGCATTCGGCTCCGCCGGCGAGCGGTGCATGGCCTGCTCCGTCGTCGTGACGGTCGGCGATATCGGCGATGCTTTCGTACGGAAGCTGCAGGAAGCTGCCGATAAGATTACGATCGGGAACGGCATGGAAGAAGGCACGTTCCTCGGTCCTGTCATCCGCGGCCCGCATAAAGAGCGGACGCTCAGCTACATCGAAACCGGGGAGAAAGAAGGCGCGCTTCTGCTCCGCGACGGACGCAAGGACTCCGCTTCGCAAGGCGACGGTTATTTCGTCGGTCCGACCGTCTTCGATCACGTGCAGACGGATATGAAAATTTGGAAGGATGAAATATTCGCACCTGTCCTGTCCGTCATCAGAGCGGATTCGTTGGAGGAAGCGATCGAAATATCCAACCGGTCGGAATTTGCCAACGGCGCCTGCCTGTTCACCTCGAATGGAAGCAGCGTCCGTCAATTCCGCGAGACGATCGATGCCGGCATGCTCGGCATTAATTTGGGCGTCCCGGCGCCAATGGCGTTCTTCCCGTTCTCCGGCTGGAAGAAATCCTTCTACGGCGATTTGCACGCGAACGGCAGCGACGGCGTCGAATTTTACACGCGCAAAAAAATGGTGACCGCCCGCTGGTAATGCAGCGTCAACACGGCAGGACCGGACAAACGGGAGGAAGAGGATCATGAAGAAAATAAAAATAGGGATTATCGGGGCGGGGCGGATCGGGAAAATCCACGCCGATAATTTACTTCGTTTACCTGAAGCCGAGGTTGCGGCAATCAGCGATCTATATGCGGGTCCCGAGCTTGAGGCATGGGCGGAGGCCAGGGGAATAGCCAGGGTTACCAAGGACAGCGGCTCGATTATAGACGATCCTGACATTAACGCCATCTTTATTTGCTCCTCTACGGACACGCATGTGCCGCTAATCAAGCAA carries:
- the iolC gene encoding 5-dehydro-2-deoxygluconokinase, which translates into the protein MNPITIPADKPIDFAAIGRLCIDLNANEINRPMEETMTFTKYVGGSPANITIGMARLGMKTAFVGKIADDQMGRFIANYLHKNGIDTAGVVTDRTGAVTGLAFTEIKSPTDCSILMYRDNAADLKLTAEEVREDIIAGAKVFLISGTALAQSPSREAVFQALQYARKHGAIIAFDLDYRPYTWISPEETAIYYNLAAEWCDIILGTREEFDMMERFEQNPERSDRITAAKWFNHSAKIVIIKHGKEGSIAYTPDGASHRAESYPAKVVKTFGAGDSYAAGFLYGIMQGWDIESSMAFGSAAACIVISSHSCSDAMPTVPQVEDYIRRCERGEITAT
- a CDS encoding CoA-acylating methylmalonate-semialdehyde dehydrogenase, yielding MTVLKNWIDGSWVDAATERTEPVVNPATEEILAYVPLSTSEDVDRAVQAAKQAFGTWSRTPVPRRARILFKYQQLLVDNWDELAKLITRENGKSVAEAHGEVQRGIECVEFAAGAPSLMMGKQLPDIASNLESGMYRYPIGVVGGITPFNFPMMVPCWMFPLAIACGNTFVLKPSERTPLLACRLAELFHEAGLPSGVLNIVHGAHEVVNGILSHPDVKVISFVGSQPVAEYVYTTASAHGKRVQALAGAKNHSIVMPDADLDLAVKEVVNAAFGSAGERCMACSVVVTVGDIGDAFVRKLQEAADKITIGNGMEEGTFLGPVIRGPHKERTLSYIETGEKEGALLLRDGRKDSASQGDGYFVGPTVFDHVQTDMKIWKDEIFAPVLSVIRADSLEEAIEISNRSEFANGACLFTSNGSSVRQFRETIDAGMLGINLGVPAPMAFFPFSGWKKSFYGDLHANGSDGVEFYTRKKMVTARW